A single genomic interval of Camelina sativa cultivar DH55 chromosome 11, Cs, whole genome shotgun sequence harbors:
- the LOC104722923 gene encoding receptor-like serine/threonine-protein kinase SD1-8 isoform X1, which produces MRGDVPNFHHSYTFFLFLVFLILLFPTFSISSNTLSTTESVTISSNKTIVSPGDVFELGFFKPGSSSRWYLGIWYKTISKRTYVWVANRDNPLSSSVGTLKISDNNLVVLDQSETPVWSTNLTGGSVRSPVVAELLDNGNFVLRDSNSNNLDEYLWQSFDFPTDTLLPEMKLGWDLKTGFSRFIRSWKNSDDPSSGDYSFKLETGGFPEIFLWNRESRVYRSGPWNGVQFSGVPEMQRFDYMVFNFTASKEEVTYSFRVTKDDIYSRLSLSSTGVLERFTWIEAAQTWNRFWYAPKDQCDDYKECGVYGYCDSNTSPVCNCIKGFKPRNPQVWGLRDGSDGCVRKTLLTCGGKEGFARLKKMKLPDTTAASVDRGIGVKECEQKCLKDCNCTAFANTDIRGAGSGCVIWTGELLDIRNYAKGGQDLYVRLAATDIEDKRNRSAKIIGSSIGVISVLLILSFIIFCLWKRKQKQSAAIETPIVDQVRSRDLLMNEVVISSRRHISRENNTDDLELPLMEFEEVAMATNNFSNENKLGQGGFGIVYKGRLLDGQEIAVKRLSKTSVQGTDEFKNEVKLIARLQHINLVRLLACCVDVDEKMLIYEYLANLSLDSHLFDKKRSSKLNWQMRFDIINGIARGLLYLHQDSRFRIIHRDLKASNVLLDQYMTPKISDFGMARIFGRDDTEAITRKVVGTYGYMSPEYAMDGIFSMKSDVFSFGVLLLEIISGKRNKGFYNSDRDLNLLGCVWRNWKEGKGLEIIDPSITNSSSTFRQHEILRCIQIGLLCVQERAEDRPTMSLVVLMLGSESTSIPQPKPPGYCMGRSPLDTDSSSSKRRDDELWTVNQITVSVLDGR; this is translated from the exons ATGAGAGGTGACGTACCAAACTTCCACCATTCTTacaccttcttcctcttcctcgtcttcttgattcttctgtTCCCTACTTTCTCTATCTCTTCCAACACTTTGTCGACTACAGAGTCTGTAACAATCTCAAGCAACAAAACCATTGTATCTCCTGGTGATGTCTTCGAGCTTGGTTTCTTCAAACCCGGTTCAAGTTCACGTTGGTATCTTGGGATATGGTACAAGACTATCTCTAAGAGAACCTATGTATGGGTTGCAAACAGAGATAATCCTCTCTCAAGTTCCGTTGGAACTCTCAAAATCTCCGACAACAATCTCGTCGTTTTGGATCAGTCGGAAACACCGGTTTGGTCGACGAATCTAACCGGAGGAAGTGTGAGATCTCCGGTGGTGGCAGAGCTTCTTGATAATGGTAACTTCGTGCTTAGAGACTCTAACAGCAACAATCTTGATGAATACTTGTGGCAGAGTTTTGATTTTCCGACAGATACTTTACTTCCGGAGATGAAACTCGGTTGGGATCTCAAAACCGGGTTCAGCCGATTCATTCGATCATGGAAAAATTCAGACGATCCTTCAAGTGGAGATTACTCGTTCAAACTCGAAACCGGAGGGTTCCCTGAGATTTTTTTATGGAACAGAGAGTCACGAGTGTACCGGAGCGGTCCATGGAACGGAGTCCAGTTTAGTGGCGTACCGGAGATGCAACGGTTTGATTACATGGTTTTCAATTTCACAGCGAGTAAAGAAGAGGTGACTTACTCATTCCGAGTCACTAAAGACGACATATACTCGAGGTTAAGCCTAAGCTCCACGGGAGTGTTAGAAAGATTCACATGGATTGAGGCAGCGCAGACTTGGAACAGATTCTGGTACGCACCAAAAGACCAATGCGATGATTACAAAGAGTGTGGTGTTTATGGTTATTGCGACTCGAACACATCACCGGTTTGTAATTGTATTAAAGGGTTTAAGCCGAGGAATCCCCAAGTGTGGGGGTTGAGAGACGGGTCAGATGGATGCGTGAGGAAGACGTTGTTGACCTGTGGTGGTAAAGAAGGGTTTGCGCggttgaagaaaatgaaattgcCGGATACTACGGCTGCGAGTGTGGACAGAGGAATTGGTGTGAAAGAATGTGAACAGAAGTGTTTAAAGGATTGTAATTGTACGGCGTTTGCAAATACGGATATACGGGGTGCCGGGTCGGGTTGTGTGATTTGGACCGGAGAGCTTTTAGATATCCGGAATTATGCAAAGGGAGGTCAAGATCTTTACGTTAGATTGGCTGCTACTGATATCG AGGACAAGAGAAACAGAAGTGCAAAAATCATAGGTTCGAGTATTGGAGTGATCAGCGTTTTGCTAATTTTAAGTTTCATAATCTTTTGCCTGTGGAAAAGGAAGCAGAAGCAATCAGCAGCAATTGAAACACCTATAG TTGACCAAGTGAGAAGCCGAGATTTGCTAATGAACGAAGTGGTAATATCAAGTAGGAGACACATATCTAGAGAAAACAATACAGACGATCTTGAATTACCATTGATGGAGTTTGAAGAAGTTGCTATGGCCACAAACAATTTTTCTAACGAAAACAAGCTTGGACAAGGTGGTTTTGGCATAGTTTATAAG GGAAGGTTACTTGATGGTCAAGAAATCGCAGTGAAGAGACTATCAAAGACATCGGTTCAGGGGACTGATGAGTTCAAGAATGAGGTGAAATTGATTGCAAGGCTTCAGCATATAAATCTTGTTCGGCTTCTTGCATGCTGCGTCGATGTGGACGAGAAGATGTTGATTTACGAGTACTTGGCGAATCTAAGCCTCGATTCTCATCTCTTTG acaaaaaaagaagctcTAAGCTAAATTGGCAAATGAGATTTGATATAATCAACGGTATTGCTCGCGGGCTTCTATATCTTCACCAAGATTCGCGGTTTAGGATCATCCATAGAGACTTGAAAGCAAGCAACGTCTTGCTTGATCAATATATGACTCCAAAGATCTCGGATTTCGGGATGGCTAGGATCTTTGGAAGGGATGATACAGAAGCTATCACGAGGAAGGTGGTCGGAACCTA CGGTTACATGTCTCCTGAATATGCAATGGATGGGATATTTTCGATGAAGTCTGATGTTTTCAGCTTTGGAGTCTTGCTTCTTGAAATTATAAGTGGCAAGAGGAACAAAGGATTCTACAATTCGGACCGTGACCTTAATCTTCTTGGTTGT GTGTGGAGGAATTGGAAAGAAGGAAAAGGGCTAGAGATCATAGATCCGAGCATCACAAATTCTTCATCAACGTTTAGGCAACACGAAATCTTAAGATGCATACAAATTGGTCTCTTGTGTGTTCAAGAACGTGCAGAGGACAGACCAACGATGTCCTTGGTAGTTTTGATGCTCGGAAGCGAATCAACATCTATTCCTCAGCCTAAACCGCCTGGTTATTGCATGGGAAGGAGTCCTCTTGACACTGATTCTTCATCGAGTAAACGGCGTGATGATGAACTTTGGACAGTGAACCAAATCACTGTCTCAGTCCTTGACGGTCGGTAA
- the LOC104722923 gene encoding receptor-like serine/threonine-protein kinase SD1-8 isoform X2: MNEVVISSRRHISRENNTDDLELPLMEFEEVAMATNNFSNENKLGQGGFGIVYKGRLLDGQEIAVKRLSKTSVQGTDEFKNEVKLIARLQHINLVRLLACCVDVDEKMLIYEYLANLSLDSHLFDKKRSSKLNWQMRFDIINGIARGLLYLHQDSRFRIIHRDLKASNVLLDQYMTPKISDFGMARIFGRDDTEAITRKVVGTYGYMSPEYAMDGIFSMKSDVFSFGVLLLEIISGKRNKGFYNSDRDLNLLGCVWRNWKEGKGLEIIDPSITNSSSTFRQHEILRCIQIGLLCVQERAEDRPTMSLVVLMLGSESTSIPQPKPPGYCMGRSPLDTDSSSSKRRDDELWTVNQITVSVLDGR; encoded by the exons ATGAACGAAGTGGTAATATCAAGTAGGAGACACATATCTAGAGAAAACAATACAGACGATCTTGAATTACCATTGATGGAGTTTGAAGAAGTTGCTATGGCCACAAACAATTTTTCTAACGAAAACAAGCTTGGACAAGGTGGTTTTGGCATAGTTTATAAG GGAAGGTTACTTGATGGTCAAGAAATCGCAGTGAAGAGACTATCAAAGACATCGGTTCAGGGGACTGATGAGTTCAAGAATGAGGTGAAATTGATTGCAAGGCTTCAGCATATAAATCTTGTTCGGCTTCTTGCATGCTGCGTCGATGTGGACGAGAAGATGTTGATTTACGAGTACTTGGCGAATCTAAGCCTCGATTCTCATCTCTTTG acaaaaaaagaagctcTAAGCTAAATTGGCAAATGAGATTTGATATAATCAACGGTATTGCTCGCGGGCTTCTATATCTTCACCAAGATTCGCGGTTTAGGATCATCCATAGAGACTTGAAAGCAAGCAACGTCTTGCTTGATCAATATATGACTCCAAAGATCTCGGATTTCGGGATGGCTAGGATCTTTGGAAGGGATGATACAGAAGCTATCACGAGGAAGGTGGTCGGAACCTA CGGTTACATGTCTCCTGAATATGCAATGGATGGGATATTTTCGATGAAGTCTGATGTTTTCAGCTTTGGAGTCTTGCTTCTTGAAATTATAAGTGGCAAGAGGAACAAAGGATTCTACAATTCGGACCGTGACCTTAATCTTCTTGGTTGT GTGTGGAGGAATTGGAAAGAAGGAAAAGGGCTAGAGATCATAGATCCGAGCATCACAAATTCTTCATCAACGTTTAGGCAACACGAAATCTTAAGATGCATACAAATTGGTCTCTTGTGTGTTCAAGAACGTGCAGAGGACAGACCAACGATGTCCTTGGTAGTTTTGATGCTCGGAAGCGAATCAACATCTATTCCTCAGCCTAAACCGCCTGGTTATTGCATGGGAAGGAGTCCTCTTGACACTGATTCTTCATCGAGTAAACGGCGTGATGATGAACTTTGGACAGTGAACCAAATCACTGTCTCAGTCCTTGACGGTCGGTAA
- the LOC104722924 gene encoding tubulin beta-9 chain-like gives MREILHIQGGQCGNQIGAKIWEVICGEHGIDHTGQYCGGLDLQLERINVYYNEASGGKYVPRAVLMDLEPGTMDSLRSGPFVQIFRPDNFVFGQSGAGNNWAKGHYTEGAELIDSVLDVLGKRLRTVKHGLIILLMMLLVGLQVCHSLGGGTGSGMGTLLISKIREEYPDRMMMTFSVFPSPKVRRNRFTTSGLFIKLNFTDSSFLVMTILMS, from the exons atgagagaaatccTTCATATTCAAGGAGGTCAGTGCGGAAACCAGATCGGTGCTAAGATCTGGGAAGTTATTTGCGGCGAGCACGGTATCGATCACACCGGTCAGTACTGTGGCGGTTTAGATCTACAGCTAGAGAGGATTAATGTCTATTATAACGAAGCAAGCGGAGGCAAGTACGTTCCTCGCGCTGTTCTTATGGATCTGGAGCCTGGTACTATGGATTCACTCAGATCCGGTCCCTTTGTTCAGATTTTTCGCCCTGATAACTTCGTCTTTGGCCAGTCTGGTGCTGGAAATAACTGGGCTAAAGGTCACTACACCGAAGGCGCTGAGTTGATTGATTCCGTTCTTGATGTTTTAGGAAAGAGGCTGAGAACT GTGAAGCATGGGTTGATCATTTTGCTTATGATGCTCTTGGTTG GTCTTCAAGTTTGTCATTCGTTGGGAGGAGGAACTGGTTCTGGAATGGGAACGCTTCTGATTTCTAAGATTAGAGAGGAGTATCCTGATCGTATGATGATGACCTTTTCGGTTTTCCCTTCTCCTAAG GTTCGTCGGAATCGTTTTACAACTTCTGGGCTCTTTATTAAACTCAATTTCACTGATTCATCGTTTCTCGTCATGACGATTCTTATGTCTTGA